The Azospirillaceae bacterium genome includes a region encoding these proteins:
- a CDS encoding amidohydrolase family protein — MARTIFANARIVDGGGPEPRKGHVLVEGDLIREVSDRPIATSADRILDLRGRLTLMPGLIDCHVHVASVVVNPAGNAALPTTLTALRAVGVLRAMLMRGFTTVRDVGGADLGLKLAVEEGTLDGPRLVIAGRALSQTGGHGDIRGRFDDRPFCQCHARLGALSRVVDGVDAVRLAVREEIMAGADHIKIMASGGVASPTDPVHRLGFSVDEIRAIVDEAANAGTYVCAHAYTARSIARAVECGVRSIEHGNLVDAPAAGLMAERGAFAVPTLVTYEALANEGASLGLPPESVAKIEDVRGAGLRSLEIFREAGVPMAYGSDLLGDMHRHQSEEFVLRGRVLPAHEVIASATSVAARLLRMEGRIGTVVPGAFADLLVVDGDPLADLSLLTGQGRHMPVIMRAGRFVKDRMR, encoded by the coding sequence GTGGCGCGGACGATTTTCGCAAACGCTCGCATCGTGGATGGCGGCGGCCCGGAGCCGCGGAAGGGGCACGTCCTGGTGGAGGGGGACCTCATCCGCGAGGTGTCCGACCGTCCGATCGCCACGTCCGCCGACCGGATCCTGGATCTGCGCGGGCGGCTGACGCTGATGCCGGGCCTGATCGACTGCCACGTCCATGTGGCTTCGGTGGTGGTCAACCCGGCCGGCAATGCCGCCCTGCCCACCACGCTCACGGCGCTCCGGGCGGTGGGTGTCCTGCGCGCCATGCTGATGCGCGGGTTCACGACCGTGCGCGACGTCGGCGGTGCGGACCTGGGGCTCAAGCTGGCCGTGGAGGAGGGCACCCTGGACGGGCCGCGGCTGGTCATCGCCGGTCGTGCGTTGAGCCAAACGGGCGGGCACGGCGATATCCGGGGACGCTTCGACGACCGGCCCTTCTGCCAGTGCCATGCGCGCCTGGGGGCGCTGTCGCGGGTGGTGGACGGGGTGGACGCGGTGCGGCTCGCCGTGCGCGAGGAGATCATGGCCGGCGCCGACCATATCAAGATCATGGCCTCCGGAGGCGTGGCGTCCCCCACCGACCCGGTCCATCGCCTGGGCTTCTCGGTGGACGAGATCCGGGCCATCGTGGACGAGGCGGCGAACGCCGGCACCTATGTCTGTGCCCACGCCTACACCGCCAGGTCCATCGCCCGCGCTGTCGAATGCGGTGTCCGCAGCATCGAGCACGGCAATCTGGTCGATGCCCCGGCCGCCGGGTTGATGGCCGAGCGTGGCGCCTTCGCCGTGCCCACCCTGGTCACCTACGAGGCCCTGGCCAACGAGGGGGCGTCGCTGGGCCTGCCGCCGGAATCCGTCGCCAAAATCGAAGATGTGCGCGGCGCCGGCCTGCGGTCGCTGGAAATCTTCCGGGAAGCCGGCGTGCCGATGGCCTACGGTTCGGACCTGCTGGGCGACATGCACCGCCACCAGTCCGAGGAGTTCGTCCTTCGCGGCCGCGTCCTGCCCGCGCACGAGGTGATCGCGTCCGCCACCTCGGTCGCGGCCAGGCTGCTGCGCATGGAGGGGCGGATCGGGACCGTCGTCCCGGGGGCCTTTGCCGACCTCCTCGTGGTGGACGGTGACCCGCTGGCCGATTTGTCCCTGCTGACGGGCCAGGGGCGGCACATGCCCGTCATCATGCGGGCCGGCCGTTTCGTGAAGGACCGGATGCGGTGA
- a CDS encoding ABC transporter permease: MTTVRAVPSGAPAGINLPRLAYRGLVVLVFAFLLTPVLFVAWVSFFANEVIVFPPSGYTTRWYVNAWANPAFSNGFVTSVQVALFAMLAGLALGIPASFALVRGRFPGRDALSGLLLSPLVVPGVVAGTAIYVYFIQLEIWTGARFVATLPGLVAAHVMLTIPWTVRLVSASLMGVDRAVEEAAMNLGAGPVTTFMRITLPVIRPGVVAAAIFSFIASFENLEMTLFLIGPGRSTLQIALLQYLEWKFDPTVAAVSFIQILIVGAGLLITDRFVKLSKVV; encoded by the coding sequence TTGACGACGGTCAGGGCGGTTCCGAGCGGTGCGCCGGCGGGCATCAACCTTCCCCGCCTGGCATACCGTGGCCTTGTGGTTCTGGTGTTCGCGTTCCTATTGACGCCGGTGCTGTTCGTCGCCTGGGTCAGCTTCTTCGCGAACGAGGTCATCGTCTTTCCGCCCAGTGGATACACGACCCGCTGGTATGTGAACGCCTGGGCGAACCCGGCCTTCTCCAACGGTTTCGTGACCTCCGTCCAGGTCGCGCTGTTCGCCATGCTGGCGGGTCTGGCGCTGGGCATTCCGGCCAGCTTCGCGCTGGTGCGCGGGCGTTTTCCGGGCCGGGATGCGCTGAGCGGGCTGCTGCTGTCGCCGCTGGTGGTTCCGGGCGTCGTCGCGGGCACGGCCATCTACGTCTATTTCATCCAGCTCGAGATCTGGACCGGGGCACGGTTCGTCGCGACCCTGCCGGGCCTGGTGGCGGCGCACGTCATGCTCACCATCCCGTGGACCGTCCGCCTGGTCTCGGCCAGCCTAATGGGCGTGGACCGGGCGGTGGAGGAGGCGGCCATGAACCTGGGCGCCGGGCCGGTCACCACCTTCATGCGGATCACGTTGCCGGTCATCCGGCCGGGCGTCGTCGCCGCCGCGATCTTCAGCTTCATCGCCTCGTTCGAAAACCTGGAGATGACGCTGTTCCTGATCGGACCCGGCCGGTCCACGCTGCAGATCGCGCTGCTGCAATACCTCGAGTGGAAATTCGATCCGACCGTCGCGGCGGTGTCCTTCATCCAGATCCTGATCGTCGGTGCGGGGCTGCTGATCACCGACCGCTTCGTGAAGCT